One part of the Phragmites australis chromosome 3, lpPhrAust1.1, whole genome shotgun sequence genome encodes these proteins:
- the LOC133911717 gene encoding uncharacterized protein LOC133911717, whose product MGRPSSTEKLVCIVVAVLAVLSPLYIDRRPTAESDDEEEDGGFGSALWLPALLVVLILAINVTCFVDRRVVRFDPYWIHRVGGSSCGLMAMLLLLGFVLKCKASLYS is encoded by the coding sequence ATGGGGAGGCCGTCTTCCACGGAGAAGCTCGTGTGCATCGTCGTGGCGGTCCTCGCCGTCCTCTCGCCGCTGTACATCGACCGGAGGCCCACGGCTGAgagcgacgacgaggaggaggacggcggctTCGGCTCGGCGCTGTGGCTGCCGGCCCTGCTCGTCGTGCTGATCCTGGCCATCAACGTGACGTGCTTCGTGGACCGGCGGGTGGTCAGGTTCGACCCGTACTGGATACACCGCGTCGGGGGATCCTCGTGCGGGCTCATggccatgctgctgctgctcggcttCGTGCTCAAGTGTAAGGCTTCCTTGTATAGCTAG